Genomic DNA from Triticum dicoccoides isolate Atlit2015 ecotype Zavitan chromosome 4B, WEW_v2.0, whole genome shotgun sequence:
CCCTGTGCGAACCTAAAACAATCTACCACAGAATGCGGCAGATAGGATTTACCAAATAGGGTGCCCTCACTCGCTAACCACGCCCTAAGAAGAAGAAAGTCCAACGACCCAGAGTAGTAGGATACAGCGAATCAACCTatgattggatggttagagggaatgTGGTATTCTCAGCCCATCagagttcaaatcctggtgctcgcatttattattggatttattttaggatttctggcgatgcgcattcagtgggaggagacgttcttgtcgacgacgaggcacctacggtgacttcgtaaatctcaagatgatatgccggttcagtctttcggaggtgctcataggggtagggtgtgcgtgtgtgcgtttataggggtgaatgtatgtgtgtgtatatgagcgcttgtgtatgtactgattttttttttgagacaaaagcTTGTGtatgtactgatgttaaaaaaagaGTAGTAGGATACACCGGGAACAAACCTAGAGCCCAATTGGCCTAAAACCCTGCCGCTCTCCTCTTCCCCCACTCCACCCCAGCCCAGAAAACTCTCGCCCCGCCGCCGCAACGCATCACGCTTTCCTCCGATCCCCTCTCCCCTCCCTGAGCTAAGCACCCATCCCACCcaaatggcggcggcggcgaggaaccTGGTGCTACGGCACCTCCGCTTGGCCGCGGCCCCCGCGTCGTCGGTGGCCCTCAGGCCGGCAGCGGCGCTGCAGGGGGCCCTGTCGGGGCGGCGGTGGATGTCGTCAGAGGACGCCAAGGGGTCGTTCCTGGACAAGGACGAGGTCACCGAGCGCACCATCAAGGTCGTCAAGAACTTCCAGAAGATCGACGACCCATCCAAGGTCCCCCTCCAAGCCCTCCCTTTCTTGCTAGTGTTCCCTTTTCTTTAGCATTTCTTAGATTTTCTTTCGTTGGGAGGAAGCAACATTGATCTGCGTTGTTTCAAATGTTGCACGCTGTTCGTTAGATAGATCTCCTCGTATTAAGCAATCCAGCTTAGCCTTATAGGTATTGTTGGGGCTGCCCTCCGGCGACACACACCGAACTAGCCCTCCGACGACGAACGCCGAGCTCAGGCCGTAGACATAGAGACAACATACATGAGTGAGCACAGACTCTTGTGGCGACGAACGGCCTGTATGTTGGCTCTTATTTCACTTGGCGCGATGGCACATACCACACCGGCACGCGGAGTGAAATAAGAGCCAACATACATGCCGTTCGGCGGCCAGGGCGTTCGTCGCCGCAAGAGTCTGTGCTCACTCATGTATGTTGTCTTTGTGTCTACGTCTACGGCCTGAGCTCGGGGTTCGTCGTTGGAGGGCAGCCCCAACATTTGGTATTCAGAGCTACGGTTCGAGGCGATCACCGGCGGCCATGGCGGTCGTCCCTCACGGCGGTGGTGGCGGGGCGATGGCGTTGCAGCCGCCGCCGCTGACAACGACGAACTACACCGCCTGGGCGATCAAGTCGGAGGCTATCCTTGACGTCCAGGGGCTGTGGAGTGCAGTGGCTCCGGCGGAGGGCAAGGCAGTCGACGCCGGGAAGAGCAAGACGGCGTGGGCCATGATGCTGGGCTCACTGTCGGAGGACTTGCTGATGCAGGTAGCGACGAAGCCAACCGCAAAGGAGGTATGGGACTCCCTCAAGGTTTGCTTTGTCGGCGCCGATCAGGTGCGGGCAGCGAGGCTTGGGGCGCTGCGCGGCAAGTTCGATCGCCTACGGATGGACGACGGCGACGAGCTGGACGAGTACGCCGGGAAGGTCAGCGGCATGGCGGCGAGGTACGCGATGCTCGGGTTGACGCTCGACGACAGCGCCGTGGTGAAGAAGCTACTCGACACCGTGCCGGACCGGCTGTATGCCGCGGTCGTCGGCATAGAGCAGTTCTGCAACGTGGAGGAGATGGCGTACGAGGAGGCGCTCGGACGGCTCAAGGCGTTCGAGGAAAGGACGCGGCGGCGCGCACGGGCCGGCGGCGAGCACGCGGACGGGCAGCTGATGACGGCGGCGGCACAGTGGGCGGCTCGGGAGCGACGGCGAGGCGGACGCGGCTTCGGCGACCAAGACGGCGACGGCGCAGCGAGCACATCGTCGGGCAACGGCGAGCACAAACGCGGGGAGCATGGGCACTTCTGGCGCGAGTGCCCGCAGCTGCGGAAAGGACCGGCGGCGGAGCAGGCTCTCCTGGCCGACGCCAACGTCGACCACGACAGACTCCTCTAGGCCGTGGCTTAGGGTGTgtgtgttggaataagccacggcgtCTGGTGTggtcgggcgcgtcgggtgcgcgcgggacgtgcggggcgCACTAGTGCGGTCGGGTGCGCGCGGGGCGCAGCGGAAGCgtggtgtgtgtgcgtgtgtggcgtacgtgtgtagtgtgtgtgtgctgTAGCTAGGCAGTTAGCAGCGATCTGTGGGGCAGGTTGCGTCCTGCGTGTAGTGTGCGTCGTGCGCGTGGCCGGGGAAAGCGCTCTACTGAGTGCGTACGTGCGCATGGATACGTGGGCGCTACGTTGCTGCCCAGGCTACAAAGCCGGCTGGGCTGTGTTGTGTTTGTTGGCGCAGTGGTTAGTCCAGCTAAAGAATAGCAAGGGTCAGTTGCCCAGGCGTTTGTCGCCAGAAAAAGTGCTTCGTCTACCTCCAGTCCGGCGTGAGAGAGAGCGGCAACAACAGGTATTACTAGCAGGCGgatgcgcggcggcacgccgcccATGCAGAAACTCGTGCCTACATCTATATTATTTATTATTCCAAGGAGAGAATAGGTGGTACTGGATTTGAGAGCGAGCTGGGCGTGcgtgtgtttttatttgtttgttgggAGAGAAGAGATTTCCACTGTTTGATGATGCCTGCCCAGAATCTTGTTGAATTTTCCAAGCTTCTGATTGCAATTTCACTCCTGCTCTTCCATTCTGCATCCACCACAGAAGAAAGCTATATGGTTCTATTTTTTTCCAACTTGAACTTCTTAGAGCACATAAGATCCGTTGCATGAAAGCAGCAAATTTCACTTGTTTATGTTGTAGAAACCCAATCAATGACTGACAGATCCATCCATCCGTAGTTTTTGCTTTATTCTTGGAGAAAAAAGTAGGTGGTTTTCCTATTGCAAGCATAGCAAGGAAAAAACAGTGAGTGATCATCTCCATAAAAAAAAATTACTGATCGCTTGCCTAAGAGTTTGAAATATTATCCAAAAAAGCAGTCCcttaaaaacaataaaaaaaagcATGTCCCAGATTAATGCCAAGGCATAACTAGGACGACTTTGCAAACTACCAATTGAAACAGAGGTGATCCCTTGTTCCAATTGTCTGAAGACCACACATGACACGTGAGTAAGAGTGCTCTTGGATTTGTCTTAGTTGTGGCcagaaaaaaattgatgcttgctGTGACAGCAAGATTTTCTTTTTCCATTTAAAAGTAGGAGCCTAGGAGGGGTTTCAAGACTGCCAGAGTGCAAAATTTGATACACCTGCAAGGTAGAAGAGTATCCAGGTGAATGGAATTCAGTTGATACGTCCAGAGATCTTGCTCTATATCAGTACAGAATTAGCCAAGGTGAAGAGGACGACTACTCAGTGCTCAGACAGAGGCAATGGGAAATAAAATCTCTGAGATCTTTACTCTCGAGTACTATCTTTGTAGATAAATGAGTATCCAGTAGCACAAAAGAGAATAGCTCAGGCCGCTGGTGGCTCAAACAACCAGTAATCAGCAAGCCCTCTTGACAATGTTAGTAGACACAATGCTCACAATGATTGCAGCATACACCTTAAACGACATACACAGCCAAAACCCTCGGCAAGTTAGTTATGTAGACCAAGAAGCTAATTCGTTATGTACCATAGAACCAAAATCTAGAGATAATAGCCATGTCAAGAAATAACTACCATGTACACCAATGTTTCTTAGAACATAGATATGCCCCCCACAGTAAGGAAGAACAAATCTGAAATTAGTAATCAAGCAGGACAGTTACGACTTACGACAAATATATTGTCTAATTAATCGAATGGTATGAGGCTTAGAATATTGGCTCAGATAGGTCTATATGAAATGTCAAAGGAATATATAGTTAGTAAAAGTGTAAAACTATTAGCACTCAAACAACACCCTTAGATATGAAGTGCAAAAGCAGCTATCTAATTTTCATAAAACAACATGCTTTCTTCACCATATTGATATAACCAAAATATGAAAATATTGACTAATTATACAAAGTACAGATGCAACTATTGATAATACAGATACCTACGCTTGCTAGCACCAATATCTGAAACAGCATGTTTAGATATTTTCATATTGCTGCTATATGAAGGTATTGATCTGAAATAGCACACCAACATTGGGCAGCGGGGAAGACCGTGggatcggtctcctacctcatgtCTGTTGTCGGAACTACCTTTGGGCTCCCAACTACCATAAGGAATTAGTTGTACCTTACTCACTGCACAATATGAAGGACAATACATGTCGAATCACTCACAAATCAAACCCATATCTCATGTGTATGCTAGCTTGGTAGCTTGTTGTTGCTTCGTATGCCTTGTTGCCCTCTCTGCGTCACTCCGTGCTCAGTCGATCCTGAAATTCATTAATTCCTTGTGAAATCTCCAATTGACATAGATCTGAACACACCTGAAGGGAATCAATACACTGAATATTAAAGGGGTAGTAACAAACAGAATATTTTTGGATATAGGGAACAATTTCTCAAACATTTGATCTAACAGCGTAAATCAACCATGATTATTACCATTAATTTGTATTGGTCAGCTTGCAAAAAGGGATCTATCTTCGTGAACAAACAACAGATAATGGCAACAATGAAATGATTAGGACAGATTATGCTAGTGATCTTACAGAGACATGCATGATAGCAAGAGTCTAAAACTATAAATAACTGATGTATTTACCTAATCACGACACGTCTATTTTCATATAACTGATATATTGACAAACACTTTAGCAGACTACACGTACCACTTTAACCAGGTTCTTGGGAACAAGTTATCTTTTTAGAGAATTCAATAGCCTGGATGGTGTGTGTAGGTGCATTCACCATGCTGTAGGGTGCATCAGCCTTGTTAGAATCAATTTCAAGTTCTTGTGGCTAACTCCAATCTCTTGATGCATACCTGAGTCAAGTACTCCTCAACCCTGCAAGAAACACATGAAAAATTAGCATAAGAAAACATGCCATTCTAGTTATAGAGAATTGCAAAGTCAGAACAATCCATTTTGGAACAAACTGTCAGCAATGGATTACTTTTTCTTAAAGATTATGCCAAACCAATCAATTTATATGTATGAGGTAGATTTGCAACCAAACAATCAACTATATATTATGTGGTAGCATATAGTGTTTCTAACTTCCCATTTCTATTAACCACACTAATTTGTGAATGTTTCTAATGAAAACTAGTTTAGGTTCCGAACTAAATGGATCAACTAATCAGTAACACAAAAACAAAATCAAATTGCTATGCATGTAACGACCATCTTCAAAAGATCATACATGCCAAAAAACCCAAGTACATGACAACTTCACAGATATGAAATTCTGCAGCAAGTCAGCCAAGATTGATCAAAATTCACCACACATAGCATGAGAAAAAATACGGAATACggaaccggatcctctaacatcCTCAAGGGATGTCACGTAAGCTACAGTAACCGTGACATCCCTCCTTCACATTCATATGATTAAGCCTAAAATAATTATAATTAATTTGTAAATTACAAATCTACTCTATACATTTACAAAAATTACATACAAACAAAATTATGGTGCAATAAAAtgatttttgatttatttttgtaCATGCTACAGTAAATCCGCACAGTGGTTGCCACAGTAACCCTGACATCCCTTCTTCGTTTTACACATGCATTTTACTGTAGCTTCGTGACATCCCTTGAGgatgttagaggatccacttccaaaaAATACGGAGTCATCGTCTCCGAGTGCACGGATGCAACCATTTGGAGGGAACGTGGCAGCAGCCTACTCCAGAGCAGGAGGCACCCCTGGGTAGAACATGGGCCAGAGCACACACAACGTGTGCGGACATGGGCGTGTCGATGTGCGGCTTGGTACACCGGGAGGAAGGGGCAAACTGGAGGCGGACGTCGCTTGCCAAGGAAGGTCGCGGATGATGCGGACACAGCGCTGCCGCTGTCTTCAAGAGAACAGAGGGAGGGGCCATGGGCGTGGAGAGCCGCCGCCAACAAGCCGGCGGCAGATGGTGGCAGGGAACAGTGGTGGCAGGCGCGCGACAGATGGACGCGACAATGGAGGAGGATTTTTCACATGCAGTGGTAGAGATTGAGAGGAAACATATGTAGGAGGGGAGAGCCTAGAAGGAAAGACTGGATATTTTCAACGAAGAGTCGGGGTCC
This window encodes:
- the LOC119295944 gene encoding acyl carrier protein 2, mitochondrial-like, which produces MAAAARNLVLRHLRLAAAPASSVALRPAAALQGALSGRRWMSSEDAKGSFLDKDEVTERTIKVVKNFQKIDDPSKVKADAHFKDDLGLDSLDAVEVVMSLEEEFGSEIPDNEADKIDSIKAAVDFIASHPKAK